The Streptomyces sp. NBC_00597 DNA segment CGCTCGTGACGGACCGGGACCGTGTCGCCGCCACGCGGGAAGGCGCCCCCGCGGTCGGGCCCGTCGTCGCCGACGCCTACGCGGACGCGGTGCTGAGCCTCCTCCACCGCGGCGGACCCGCCGCCCTGGCCCTCGCTCAGGTCCTCGCCGTGCTCGACGAGGCGGACACGGTCCCCGGCCTCGCGGCCCGGCTCCTCGAAGAGCAGCCCGCCGCCGTCGCCGAGCGGTGCCGGGACCTGGCGGCGGCCGGACTCCTCGACGGCGCGCGGCTACGGCATCCCGTGGGCCGCACGGCGGTCCTGCGGAGCCTGTCGGCACCCGCCCGCCGGGCGCTGCACCGCCGTGCGGCCGAGCTGCTCCACGGGGAGGGGGCCGACGCCCCGAGGATCGCCCCGCACCTGCTCGCGGCCGCACCCGTCGAGGAGCCCTGGGCCCCGGCCGTACTGAAGGAGGCCGCGCGGCGCCATCTGGAGGCCGACCGGCTCCAGGAGGCGCGGGACTGCCTCGGCGCCGCCGTGGCGGTGAGCCGCGAGGACGGCGAACGCGCGCTCCTACAGGCCCAGTTGGCCGCGACCGCCCGGCTGCTCGACCCCGCGCTCGGCACCCGGCACGTCGCGGAGCTCGCGGCGGCGCTGCGCGACGGCCTGCTGCCCGGCCGCCACGCCCTGTCCCTGGCACGGCACTTGTTGTGGCACGGCCGGTTCGACGAGGCGGCCCTGGCCGTCGAGCGGGCGGGGGAGCAGGCGGCGGGCACGTACGCGGATCCGGCGGCCGGCGCCGAGGTCCGGGCCACCCGCACCCTCATGGCGGCGATCCACCCACCGGTGCTGGTGCCGGCCGCCGGCACCGGTGGCGATCCCAGGATCCGGGCGGCGGCGGCCCTGTCCGAGGTGCTCGCCCGCGGCCCCGGCGCACCGGCCGTCGCCGCTGCGCAGGACGCGCTCCGGGGCATGCGGCTGGGGCGGAACACCTCGGAGTGGATCGTGTGCGCCGTGACGGCCCTGCTGTACGCCGAGCAGACCGGGGCCGCCGACCGTTGGTGCCGGCACTGGCTGACCGAGGCCCGTACCCGCAAGGTCCCCCTGTGGGAGGCGGAGTTCTCCTCCCTGCTGGCCGGCGTCCGGCGCCGCCAGGGCGATCCCGTCGCGGCGCGCGGCCTCGCCGAGGCGGCTCTGGCGCAGGTGCCGGTGGAGAGCTGGGGGGTGACCCTGGGCCGGCCGCTGGCCCATCTCGTCGAGGCCGCCACGGACCTCGGCGACCATCTGGCCGCCGCGGAGCACCTCGCCGTACCCGTGCCGGACGCGATGTTCGAGACCCGCTTCGGGTTGCACGTCCTGCACGCCCGCGGCCGCCACCTCCTGGAGACCGGACGGGCCGACGAGGCCCTCGACGACTTCACGGCCTGCGCGGACCTCATGCGCCGCTGGGGATGCGATCAACCGGCCCTCGCGCCCTGGCGGACCGGGGCGGCCCTCGCCCACCTGGCCTGGGGCGACACGACCACCGCCCGTGCCCTCGCCCGGGAGCAGCTCGCCCTGGCGGGACCACTGCCCACCCGGACCCGCGGGCTCACCCTGCGGGTCCTCGCGGACACCGAGTACGGCGCCGAACGGATCGCCCTGCTCACCGGGGCCGTCGCCGTCCTGCGCACCGCCGGCGACCCCCTCCAGACCGCCGGCGCCCTGGCCGACCTCGCCCGCGACCACCTCCGGGCGGGCCGTACCGGCCGCGCCCGGACGGGCCTCGCCACGGCTGCCCGGCTCGCCGGTCGGTGCGGGGCGCGCCCGCTGGCGGCCGCCCTCGCGGCGGAGGCCGAAACGCTGGCGCCGCCCGGGCGGCGGCCCTGCGGCGAACGGGCGGACGGGGCCGCCGTCGTCGGCACGCTCAGCGCCGCGGAGGGGCGGGTGGCTTCCCTCGCGGCGGACGGGCACACGAACAAGGAGATCGCGCAGCGCCTGCGCATCACGGTCAGCACGGTGGAGCAGCACCTCACCCGTGTCTTCCGCAAACTCGGGGTCCGGGCCCGCCGGGACCTCCCGTCGGCGATCGCCCCGGACGCCGCACAGCAGGTGGCCGCCCCACCCGGCGCCGCCGCCCCCGGCGGGCGCGGGCGTGCCGAAACAGCCGTGTCCGGCTCCGGTCCTGATGTGTAGTGTGGGTAAGCGTGAAGGCGGAGAATCTGAGGGGCAACCTGGAAGGCATGCTGCTGTCGGTGCTGGAACCCGGCGCGCAGCACGGCTACGCCGTGATCGAGGAACTCAAGCGGCGCAGCGGCGATACCATCAACCTCCCCACCGGGACGGTCTATCCGGCACTGCACCGGCTGGAGGCCGCGGGCCTGGTCGGCAGCGAGTGGGGCATCCACAACGGCCGCCGCCGCCGCAACTACTTCCTCACCACGGCCGGACGCCGGGCGTTGGCCGACAAGCGGACGGCATGGCAGGAGATCTCCTCCGTCATCTCCGTCGTGCTGGGCGGGTAGGCGTGACGCAGGCGGCCGTACTGCAGCGCTACACCGACCACGTCGCGGAGCACCTGGTCGGACCGGACTCGCGCCGCTCGGCCATCCTCGACGAGGTACTGGACGGCCTCCAGTGCGTGGTGGAGTGCAACCTGGACGACGGGGCCGACGACGAGGAGGCGGCGCACCGCGCCGTCCGGGAGTGGGGACCGGCGCCCGAGGTCGCCCGCGCCTACAACGACGCGACCCTGCGCATCAGTGCGAACCGGCTGTCCGTACAGGCGATGTGCGCCCTGCCGCTGCTCGCCGCGACCTGGGCGTCCGCCCTGCTCGGGGGCCCGGCCGGACCGTGGCCGTACCATCCGCCGCTGCTGCTGACGGGGCTGTCGATCGTAGCCTTCGGCTGCGTGCTGTCCCTGGCGGGTGCGTTCTCCGGGCTCCGCAAGGGCACCGGCTTCGCCGCGGCGGCCGACCGGCGCGACCAGATGGTCACCACCGGGACGCTCGCGGCCCTCATCGGGCTGCTCTCCGTACTCGGAGCGCTGGCCCTGCTCCTGCTCAACCGGGGCCTGAGCCATCCGGAATCCTTGGACTGGCCCATGGTCACCATTCCGGCGACGCTGACCCTGTTGGCCGGCGCGTACTTCGGGACGGCGCTGAAGCGCTTCCTGTCCGTCCTGCGCGGGGCGGATTCCCCGTAGTACCAGCGCGCTACCGGTAGTTGTGACGAGAGCCCCTGGTGGCCGGTCCCTGATCAGGGACCGGCCACCAGGGGCTCTCCGGCTTTGCGGAACCTATCGCTCCATGTCAACTGCCCTCGTGTGGCGCGGGTTTGGAGTTGCGTCACTTCGCTCGCCGGGCTAGCTTGTCCTCCGACATACGTAGCGTGGCTACACAGTAGCGTCCCTACAGGAGGGGTTACCTTGGAGCGCATGACTCGATGGGTGCTCTCCCATCGGCTGCCCGTCGTATTGGTCTGGGTGGTGCTCACCCTGGCCGGAGGGGCCCTTTCGGGCAGCACGATCGACAAGCTCTCGTACGAGTCCCGGCTCCCTGACAAGCCGTCACAGGCCGCGAACGACGCGCTGGCACAGCGCTTTTCGCAGACCGGCGGCAAGAACGCTCCGCTGCTGCTCGTGGTGACCGTGCCCCAGGGCGCGAGCGTCGACGACGACGGCGTGCGCAAGCAGTGGGGCGACCTGATCGCCAAGGTCACCCCGAAGGGCGGCCGCAGCGTCTCCTACGCGGGCCCCGGAGGCGAGTCCTTGGTCTCGAAGGACAAGCGCACCACGGTCGCGCTGGTCTACCCGCCGGCCAACCGCTCCAACGTGCCGTACGCCCAGTCCCTCCCGGGCGTCCAGGCGGCGGTCGAGCACGCGAAGATCGCCGGCGCCCCCGTCGAGCTGACCGGCCAGCCGGTGCTCTCCGGCCGCGACAGCGGAGCCACGCGCAGCCCGATCTACGAGACCCTGATCGGCGCCCTCGGCGCCCTGGTCGTCCTGAGCCTGGTCTTCGCCAGCGGTCTGGCCATCGTGCCCCTGCTGATGGCCGCGGTCGCCATCCCCACCACGTTCCTGCTGGTGCGCGGCATCACCGGCATCACCGACGTCTCCTTCATCGTGCAGTTCCTGGTGGCGCTCATCGGCCTGGGCATCGCGATCGACTACGCGCTCCTCATCGTCACCCGCTGGCGCGAGGAACGGCAGAAGCCCGGATCCGACGGCGCCGACCTCGCATCGCGCCGCGAGGCAGTCGTACGGGCCGTCGCCAGCGCCGGGCACGCGGTCGCGCTCAGCGGCGCCACGGTGGCGATCTCCCTCGCCGCGCTCGTGGTCCTGCCGGTGCCCTTCCTGCGCAGCGTCGGATATGCGGGCCTGCTGATCCCGCTGGTCAGCGTCGCGATCGCGGTCACCCTGCTGCCCATCATGCTGTACGCCTGGGGCGACAAGCTCGACCGGCCGCGCCGGGCCCACCGCCCGGACAGCAAGCTGTGGGGCCGGATCGCCGGACTCACCACCCGCCGTCCCGCGCTGTGCGCCGTGCTCAGCGGAGCGGTGCTGCTGGCCCTGGCCGCGCCCGTACTCGCCCTGCGCCTGGGGCAGCCGGCCACCGTGACACTGGCCCAGGGCGGCAAGCCCGCCGCCGCGTTCCAGCGGATCGTCGACGCGGGCTTCGGCGAGGGCATCGCCCGCCCCCTTGAGGTCATCGTCGACGAGGGCGGCACCGACGCCCTGCACGGCAAGCTCGC contains these protein-coding regions:
- a CDS encoding helix-turn-helix transcriptional regulator; translation: MKAENLRGNLEGMLLSVLEPGAQHGYAVIEELKRRSGDTINLPTGTVYPALHRLEAAGLVGSEWGIHNGRRRRNYFLTTAGRRALADKRTAWQEISSVISVVLGG
- a CDS encoding AAA family ATPase; this encodes MPLAERARQLAELTAVLDDAARGRGGVAVVSGGVGCGRTELLDAVRSVAVRAGGAVLWAGGSRPEREAQGGVIGQLLRYADLPEGRCDALVLEPARVLDPGAGGSLRWPPDRATGAALHDLTAGLLRIAVQTPVLLCVDDIDLADPLSLHWISRLVPHLRAARIALVATECATTRPAHPQLQAELRRHPRYRRVVLEGLSPGGVATVLAGSLGGAAARGLAADHHRITAGNPLLLQALVTDRDRVAATREGAPAVGPVVADAYADAVLSLLHRGGPAALALAQVLAVLDEADTVPGLAARLLEEQPAAVAERCRDLAAAGLLDGARLRHPVGRTAVLRSLSAPARRALHRRAAELLHGEGADAPRIAPHLLAAAPVEEPWAPAVLKEAARRHLEADRLQEARDCLGAAVAVSREDGERALLQAQLAATARLLDPALGTRHVAELAAALRDGLLPGRHALSLARHLLWHGRFDEAALAVERAGEQAAGTYADPAAGAEVRATRTLMAAIHPPVLVPAAGTGGDPRIRAAAALSEVLARGPGAPAVAAAQDALRGMRLGRNTSEWIVCAVTALLYAEQTGAADRWCRHWLTEARTRKVPLWEAEFSSLLAGVRRRQGDPVAARGLAEAALAQVPVESWGVTLGRPLAHLVEAATDLGDHLAAAEHLAVPVPDAMFETRFGLHVLHARGRHLLETGRADEALDDFTACADLMRRWGCDQPALAPWRTGAALAHLAWGDTTTARALAREQLALAGPLPTRTRGLTLRVLADTEYGAERIALLTGAVAVLRTAGDPLQTAGALADLARDHLRAGRTGRARTGLATAARLAGRCGARPLAAALAAEAETLAPPGRRPCGERADGAAVVGTLSAAEGRVASLAADGHTNKEIAQRLRITVSTVEQHLTRVFRKLGVRARRDLPSAIAPDAAQQVAAPPGAAAPGGRGRAETAVSGSGPDV
- a CDS encoding MMPL family transporter gives rise to the protein MTRWVLSHRLPVVLVWVVLTLAGGALSGSTIDKLSYESRLPDKPSQAANDALAQRFSQTGGKNAPLLLVVTVPQGASVDDDGVRKQWGDLIAKVTPKGGRSVSYAGPGGESLVSKDKRTTVALVYPPANRSNVPYAQSLPGVQAAVEHAKIAGAPVELTGQPVLSGRDSGATRSPIYETLIGALGALVVLSLVFASGLAIVPLLMAAVAIPTTFLLVRGITGITDVSFIVQFLVALIGLGIAIDYALLIVTRWREERQKPGSDGADLASRREAVVRAVASAGHAVALSGATVAISLAALVVLPVPFLRSVGYAGLLIPLVSVAIAVTLLPIMLYAWGDKLDRPRRAHRPDSKLWGRIAGLTTRRPALCAVLSGAVLLALAAPVLALRLGQPATVTLAQGGKPAAAFQRIVDAGFGEGIARPLEVIVDEGGTDALHGKLAGLEGVAGSAAPADWARGGQRIVDVWTQADPSSSAGRDTVTKVMDLAQDTPGALAGGGPATDVDFIDAVYGSLGLILILVALLTFVVLARTLRSVVLPIKALILNALSTCAAYGVVVLVWQKGYGSEALFNTPAIGAVTIWIPMAVFAFLFGLSMDYEVFILHRIRETHLELTAKGEHDTVVPSVVTGISRTGRLVTSAALILFLAFTALASIPITDVKVFATALAAGIVIDATVVRGLLTPALVTLLGRSNWWFPRSLGRLLVTTPGRVPGPRTRPADDDAAGHEGQAAELSAATPASQAGPQSRA